One genomic segment of Streptomyces niveus includes these proteins:
- a CDS encoding arginase family protein translates to MRNIVVIDAPSNLGLRPPAPGTVPGCYKLAGAMREQRIVQRLGAFEGGVVVPPRYDRGDWKEGDGVFNAAAIAAYTPRLADRIEHHVRAGDFPLVLGGDCSIQLGASLALRRIGRYGIAAIDGSADFRHTGNSPSVGAAGGEELAIATGRGQSDLSDIEGLRPYIRDEDVRLFGIRDDDEDREELARLRIPTVSVGEFRRWGTDELAGAVLQTLELPVTEGFWVHLDADVLDPEVMPAVDAPDPGGLLPDELRTLLTILVRSDRCVGLNLTIYDPDLDPDGTAGALLADIVVAALTQD, encoded by the coding sequence ATGCGGAATATCGTGGTGATCGACGCGCCCTCCAACCTCGGCCTCCGGCCACCCGCTCCCGGCACCGTACCCGGCTGCTACAAGCTCGCCGGCGCCATGCGCGAGCAGCGCATCGTGCAGCGGCTCGGCGCCTTCGAGGGCGGGGTCGTCGTCCCGCCGCGCTACGACCGGGGCGACTGGAAGGAAGGCGACGGGGTCTTCAACGCCGCCGCGATCGCCGCGTACACACCCAGGCTCGCGGACCGCATCGAGCACCACGTACGGGCCGGCGACTTCCCCCTCGTACTCGGCGGCGACTGCTCCATCCAGCTCGGCGCCTCCCTCGCGCTGCGCCGGATCGGGCGGTACGGCATCGCCGCGATCGACGGCTCCGCCGACTTCCGGCACACCGGCAACTCCCCGTCCGTCGGCGCGGCGGGCGGCGAGGAACTGGCCATCGCCACCGGGCGCGGGCAGAGCGACCTCAGCGACATCGAAGGGCTGCGCCCCTACATCCGCGACGAGGACGTGCGCCTCTTCGGTATCCGCGACGACGACGAGGACCGCGAGGAACTGGCCCGGCTGAGGATCCCCACCGTCTCCGTCGGCGAGTTCCGCCGATGGGGCACCGACGAACTCGCGGGCGCCGTACTCCAGACGCTGGAACTCCCCGTCACCGAAGGCTTCTGGGTGCACCTCGACGCGGACGTACTCGACCCCGAGGTGATGCCGGCCGTCGACGCCCCCGACCCCGGCGGGCTGCTCCCCGACGAGCTGCGGACACTGCTGACGATCCTGGTGCGTTCGGACCGCTGCGTCGGGCTCAACCTGACCATCTACGACCCCGACCTCGACCCCGACGGCACCGCCGGCGCGCTGCTCGCGGACATCGTTGTGGCGGCCCTCACCCAAGACTGA
- a CDS encoding DUF6204 family protein, with the protein MTTQHTYRVIVRGTFQELTDGARTRLLDEVEEHGLSRMRFTPEGSLTYDRVLKHFSFRYVVVSDAADGEEMAAALAEDRAESALKALGGGAGVGFGELRSSVTDMDTMKINRKSR; encoded by the coding sequence ATGACCACGCAGCACACGTATCGGGTGATCGTGCGCGGGACTTTCCAGGAGCTGACGGACGGGGCGCGGACGCGGTTGCTCGACGAGGTCGAGGAGCACGGGCTGAGTCGGATGCGGTTCACGCCCGAGGGGTCGCTGACCTACGACCGGGTGCTCAAGCACTTCTCGTTCCGCTACGTGGTGGTGTCCGACGCGGCCGACGGCGAGGAGATGGCGGCCGCGCTCGCCGAGGACCGGGCGGAGTCGGCGCTGAAGGCCCTCGGCGGCGGTGCGGGAGTGGGCTTCGGTGAGCTGCGGTCGTCGGTGACGGACATGGACACGATGAAGATCAACCGCAAGAGCCGCTGA
- a CDS encoding S66 peptidase family protein, with protein MTPAPDPAAAPPAPLVRAPRLRPGAKVAVVAPSGPLPAERLEAGLDILRGWGLDPVVAPHVLDTHREFDYLAGTDEARARDLQDAWCDPTIGAVLCARGGYGVQRMVDLLDWDTMRAATPKAFVGYSDITALHEAFAVRAGVSTLHGPMVAALTFLKDPATQESLRATLLEPETVRVIGPDTARALVPGRARGITLGGCVSLLAADLGTPHARPSAAGGLLLIEDIEEEPYRLDRILTQLLRSGWLDGVAGVALGSWAGCGPYDDVRTLMLDRLGGLGVPVVEELGFGHGPTNLTVPLGVPAVLEATPTGATLTLDAPALT; from the coding sequence GTGACCCCCGCGCCCGACCCTGCCGCCGCGCCCCCGGCTCCCCTCGTACGCGCGCCCCGGCTGCGGCCCGGCGCGAAGGTCGCCGTCGTCGCGCCCAGCGGCCCGCTGCCCGCCGAACGCCTCGAAGCGGGCCTGGACATCCTGCGCGGCTGGGGCCTCGATCCCGTCGTGGCACCCCATGTCCTGGACACCCACCGGGAGTTCGACTACCTCGCGGGGACGGACGAGGCACGCGCCCGCGACCTCCAGGACGCCTGGTGCGACCCGACGATCGGAGCCGTCCTGTGCGCGCGGGGCGGCTACGGCGTCCAGCGCATGGTCGACCTGCTCGACTGGGACACCATGCGTGCCGCGACCCCCAAGGCCTTCGTCGGCTACAGCGACATCACCGCGCTGCACGAGGCGTTCGCCGTACGGGCCGGCGTCTCCACGCTGCACGGCCCCATGGTCGCCGCGCTGACCTTCCTCAAGGACCCCGCCACCCAGGAGTCGCTGCGCGCGACGCTCCTCGAACCCGAGACGGTCCGGGTCATCGGCCCGGACACGGCACGCGCCCTCGTCCCCGGCCGGGCCCGCGGAATCACCCTCGGCGGCTGCGTCAGCCTCCTCGCCGCCGACCTCGGCACCCCGCACGCCCGGCCCTCCGCCGCCGGCGGGCTGCTGCTGATCGAGGACATCGAGGAGGAGCCGTACCGGCTGGACCGGATCCTCACCCAACTCCTGCGCTCCGGCTGGCTGGACGGGGTCGCCGGCGTCGCGCTCGGCTCCTGGGCGGGCTGCGGCCCGTACGACGACGTACGGACCCTGATGCTCGACCGGCTCGGCGGCCTCGGCGTCCCGGTGGTCGAGGAACTGGGCTTCGGCCACGGCCCGACGAACCTGACGGTGCCACTGGGCGTCCCCGCCGTCCTGGAGGCGACACCCACCGGCGCCACCCTCACCCTGGACGCCCCGGCGCTGACGTAG
- a CDS encoding prolyl oligopeptidase family serine peptidase, producing the protein MEQPKPYGSWPSPIDAALAASHDGRPEFVGTVGDEVWWTEPRPAEEGRRALVRGRNDGREESVLPAPWNVRSRVIEYGGKPWDGAVRADGSTLVVFAHFPDQRLYAYEPDGDAPPRPLTPAPAPDGRLTGTLRWADPQVRLDSGQVWCVLEEFTGEAPTDVRRVVAAVPLDGSAADDRGAVTELSDDRHRFVTGPRVSPDGRHVAWIAWDHPRMPWDGTELLLADVTGAGAFERVRTVAGGPEESVAQTDWAADGSLIYASDPGDWWQLNRLRLDASAPLGVSAPTRLSPAVEEEFGGPLWKIGLQWFRPMDDGMIAVVHGKGSTTLGILDPETGQLADAAGPWTEWAATLAVRGTRVIGVGASPRSASEIVELDTTTGRARVIGSAHDDPVDPVYYPEPQIRTFTGPDDREIHAHIYPPHNPDHTMPGDELPPYVVWAHGGPTSRSPLVLDLEIAYFTSRGFGVAEVNYGGSTGYGREYRERLREQWGVVDVEDCAAVARALADEGTADPARLAVRGGSAGGWTSAASLTGTDVYACGTVIYPILDLSTWAEDGTHDFESRYLESLVGPVAEVPARYRERSPINHVDRITAPFLLLQGLDDVICPPVQCERFLERLAGRGVPHAYITFEGEGHGFRRTDTMVRALEAELSLYAQTFGIDRPDVPVLELKK; encoded by the coding sequence ATGGAGCAGCCGAAGCCTTACGGCTCGTGGCCGTCCCCGATCGACGCCGCGCTCGCCGCCTCGCACGACGGGCGGCCCGAGTTCGTCGGAACGGTCGGCGACGAGGTGTGGTGGACGGAGCCGCGACCCGCGGAGGAGGGCCGGCGCGCACTCGTGCGCGGCCGGAACGACGGCCGTGAGGAATCGGTCCTGCCCGCCCCCTGGAACGTCCGCAGCCGGGTCATCGAGTACGGCGGCAAACCCTGGGACGGGGCGGTACGGGCCGACGGCTCCACCCTCGTCGTCTTCGCCCACTTCCCCGACCAGCGGCTCTACGCCTACGAGCCGGACGGCGACGCGCCCCCGCGCCCGCTCACCCCGGCCCCCGCGCCGGACGGCCGGCTGACCGGCACCCTGCGCTGGGCCGATCCGCAGGTACGCCTCGACTCGGGCCAGGTCTGGTGCGTACTTGAGGAGTTCACCGGCGAGGCACCCACCGACGTCCGCCGCGTCGTCGCCGCCGTACCGCTGGACGGCTCGGCCGCCGACGACCGGGGCGCCGTGACCGAACTCTCCGACGACCGGCACCGCTTCGTCACCGGCCCCCGCGTGTCACCGGACGGCCGGCACGTCGCGTGGATCGCCTGGGACCACCCCCGAATGCCCTGGGACGGCACCGAGTTGCTGCTCGCCGACGTCACGGGGGCGGGTGCCTTCGAGAGGGTGCGCACCGTAGCCGGAGGCCCCGAGGAATCCGTCGCGCAGACCGACTGGGCCGCCGACGGCTCCCTCATCTACGCTTCCGACCCCGGCGACTGGTGGCAGCTGAACCGGCTGCGGCTCGACGCGTCGGCGCCCCTGGGTGTGAGCGCGCCGACCCGGCTGAGCCCCGCCGTCGAGGAGGAGTTCGGCGGACCGCTGTGGAAGATCGGCCTCCAGTGGTTCCGGCCGATGGACGACGGCATGATCGCCGTCGTCCACGGCAAGGGCTCCACCACGCTCGGGATACTCGACCCCGAGACCGGCCAGCTCGCGGACGCCGCGGGACCCTGGACCGAATGGGCCGCCACGCTCGCGGTCAGGGGCACCCGGGTGATCGGCGTCGGCGCCAGCCCGCGCAGCGCCTCCGAGATCGTGGAGCTGGACACGACCACCGGACGCGCCCGGGTCATCGGCTCGGCGCACGACGACCCGGTCGACCCCGTGTACTACCCCGAGCCGCAGATCCGCACCTTCACCGGGCCGGACGACCGCGAGATCCACGCCCACATCTACCCGCCGCACAATCCCGACCACACCATGCCCGGAGACGAACTCCCGCCGTACGTCGTGTGGGCGCACGGCGGGCCGACCAGCCGCTCCCCGCTCGTACTCGACCTGGAGATCGCCTACTTCACCTCGCGCGGCTTCGGCGTCGCCGAGGTCAACTACGGCGGCTCCACCGGCTACGGACGCGAGTACCGCGAACGGCTGCGCGAGCAGTGGGGCGTCGTGGACGTCGAGGACTGCGCGGCCGTCGCCCGCGCCCTCGCCGACGAAGGCACCGCCGACCCGGCGCGGCTCGCCGTACGGGGCGGCAGCGCGGGCGGCTGGACCAGCGCCGCGTCCCTCACCGGCACCGACGTCTACGCCTGCGGCACCGTCATCTATCCGATCCTCGACCTGTCCACCTGGGCCGAGGACGGGACCCACGACTTCGAGTCGCGGTATCTCGAATCACTCGTCGGCCCCGTCGCCGAAGTCCCGGCCCGCTACCGCGAACGCTCCCCGATCAACCACGTCGACCGGATCACCGCCCCGTTCCTGCTGCTCCAGGGCCTGGACGACGTGATCTGCCCGCCCGTCCAGTGCGAACGCTTCCTCGAACGGCTGGCCGGGCGCGGTGTCCCGCACGCCTACATCACCTTCGAGGGCGAGGGCCACGGGTTCCGCAGGACGGACACCATGGTCCGCGCGCTGGAGGCCGAACTGTCCCTGTACGCCCAGACCTTCGGCATCGACCGCCCCGACGTCCCCGTACTGGAGCTGAAGAAGTGA
- a CDS encoding M20/M25/M40 family metallo-hydrolase: protein MADMTPDNTPAGSPGTEPADTRADRADAIDTVALDEVVTFTSELIRIDTTNRGDGDCFERPAAEYVAERLAAAGLEPTLLERTPGRTNVVARIPGTDPDADALLVHGHLDVVPAEPADWSVHPFSGEVRDGVVWGRGAVDMKNMDAMILSVVRAWARSGVRPRRDIVLAYTADEEASAIDGSGFLADQHPELFEGCTEGISESGAYTFHAGPGMALYPVGAGERGTGWLRLTARGRAGHGSKVNRANAVSRLAAAVARIGQHEWPLRLTPTVRAALKEIAALHGIDADVHSEHFDADALLAKLGPAAALVEATVRNSSNPTVLEAGYKVNVIPGQAVAYVDGRMLPGTEDEFRATLDQLTGPDVDWEFHHREVALQAPVDSPTFGKLRAAVEAFDPAGHVVPYCMSGGTDAKQFSRLGITGYGFSPLKLPVGFDYQALFHGVDERVPVDALHFGVRVLDHYLQTA from the coding sequence ATGGCTGACATGACGCCCGACAACACGCCCGCCGGTTCGCCCGGCACGGAGCCCGCGGACACGCGTGCCGACCGGGCCGACGCCATCGACACGGTGGCCCTGGACGAGGTGGTGACCTTCACCTCCGAGCTGATCCGCATCGACACGACCAACCGCGGCGACGGCGACTGCTTCGAGCGCCCCGCCGCCGAGTACGTCGCCGAGCGGCTGGCGGCGGCCGGACTGGAGCCCACGCTCCTCGAACGCACCCCCGGCCGCACCAATGTGGTCGCGCGCATCCCCGGCACCGACCCGGACGCCGACGCGCTGCTGGTCCACGGTCATCTGGACGTGGTACCGGCCGAGCCCGCCGACTGGTCCGTGCACCCCTTCTCCGGCGAGGTCAGGGACGGCGTCGTCTGGGGCCGCGGGGCCGTCGACATGAAGAACATGGACGCGATGATCCTCTCGGTCGTCCGCGCCTGGGCCCGGTCCGGGGTCAGGCCGCGCCGCGACATCGTGCTCGCGTACACGGCCGACGAGGAGGCCAGCGCGATCGACGGCTCCGGCTTCCTCGCCGACCAGCACCCGGAGCTGTTCGAGGGCTGTACGGAGGGCATCAGCGAGTCCGGCGCCTACACCTTCCACGCCGGACCCGGCATGGCGCTCTACCCCGTCGGGGCGGGCGAGCGCGGCACCGGCTGGCTCAGACTCACCGCGCGCGGCAGGGCGGGCCACGGGTCGAAGGTCAACCGGGCCAACGCGGTCAGCAGGCTCGCCGCCGCCGTCGCCCGCATCGGCCAGCACGAATGGCCGCTGAGGCTCACCCCGACCGTCCGCGCCGCGCTCAAGGAGATCGCCGCGCTGCACGGCATCGACGCCGACGTCCACTCCGAACACTTCGACGCGGACGCCCTGCTCGCCAAGCTCGGCCCCGCCGCGGCGCTGGTCGAGGCGACCGTGCGCAACAGCTCCAACCCGACGGTCCTGGAAGCCGGTTACAAGGTCAATGTGATCCCCGGTCAGGCCGTCGCCTACGTCGACGGACGGATGCTGCCGGGCACCGAGGACGAATTCCGCGCCACCCTGGACCAGTTGACCGGCCCCGACGTCGACTGGGAGTTCCACCACCGCGAAGTCGCCCTCCAGGCACCGGTCGACTCCCCGACCTTCGGCAAACTCCGGGCGGCCGTCGAGGCGTTCGACCCGGCCGGGCACGTCGTGCCGTACTGCATGTCGGGCGGCACCGACGCCAAACAGTTCTCCCGCCTCGGCATCACCGGGTACGGCTTCTCGCCGCTCAAGCTGCCCGTCGGCTTCGACTACCAGGCCCTCTTCCACGGCGTCGACGAGCGCGTCCCCGTGGACGCCCTCCACTTCGGGGTACGCGTCCTCGACCACTATCTCCAGACCGCGTAG
- a CDS encoding M55 family metallopeptidase codes for MKILISADMEGATGVTWPGDVLPGTPQWERCRTLFTSDVNAAVLGFLDGGADDVLINEAHWSMRNLLLEQLDDRAQLLTGRHKTLSMVEGVQHGDVDAIAFIGYHTGAGTEGVLAHTYLANSVTGVWLNGARASEGLLNAHVVAEYGVPVVLVTGDDLTCRDADGYAPDARKVAVKDYVSRYAAVCRTPTRTAADIRSAAREATALAVRYEPVDGGPFTIELEFDAEHLAGAATVVPGVVGSGERRVAYTTGTMYDGIRTFKAVTTIVSAAVEEQYG; via the coding sequence ATGAAGATCCTGATCAGCGCCGACATGGAAGGCGCCACCGGTGTGACCTGGCCGGGGGACGTCCTGCCGGGGACGCCGCAGTGGGAGCGCTGCCGCACCCTCTTCACCTCGGATGTGAACGCCGCCGTCCTCGGCTTCCTGGACGGCGGCGCCGACGACGTGCTGATCAACGAGGCGCACTGGTCCATGCGCAACCTGCTGCTCGAACAGCTCGACGACCGGGCCCAACTGCTCACCGGGCGGCACAAGACGCTGAGCATGGTCGAAGGCGTCCAGCACGGTGACGTCGACGCCATCGCCTTCATCGGCTACCACACGGGCGCCGGCACGGAAGGCGTCCTCGCGCACACGTATCTCGCCAACTCCGTCACCGGTGTCTGGCTGAACGGCGCGCGGGCGAGCGAGGGGCTGCTCAACGCCCATGTCGTCGCCGAGTACGGCGTCCCCGTGGTCCTCGTCACCGGCGACGACCTGACCTGCCGGGACGCCGACGGGTACGCGCCCGACGCCCGCAAGGTCGCGGTGAAGGACTACGTCTCCCGGTACGCGGCGGTCTGCCGCACCCCTACGCGTACGGCGGCCGACATCCGCTCGGCGGCCCGGGAGGCGACCGCGCTGGCCGTACGGTACGAACCGGTCGACGGCGGCCCGTTCACCATCGAGCTGGAGTTCGACGCCGAGCATCTCGCCGGGGCCGCGACGGTCGTTCCCGGAGTGGTGGGCAGCGGTGAACGGCGTGTCGCCTACACGACCGGGACGATGTACGACGGCATTCGCACCTTCAAGGCGGTCACCACGATCGTCTCGGCCGCCGTGGAGGAGCAGTATGGCTGA
- a CDS encoding class I SAM-dependent methyltransferase, whose protein sequence is MGVTERYRDSWEGYWRETSDAPGEAIWDSDPSLTAEPHCDILLPHADLSLPVADLGCGNGTQTRYLATRFPRAVGVDLSHAAIEHARRADTEKVAEFEQLSLVDHEAVRALSERVGDTHVYMRAVIHQSEPQDRPAVAGSVATLLGERGRAFVVELTSGSKALLQRAAADPGGPPAKLRRVFDHGLKPAGAADDEVPRLLGEAGLRIIDSGDTTLPQTEYLADGTRMDLPARWFVLSPA, encoded by the coding sequence ATGGGCGTTACGGAGCGCTACCGGGATTCATGGGAAGGCTACTGGCGGGAGACCTCCGACGCGCCCGGCGAGGCGATCTGGGACTCCGACCCGTCCCTGACCGCCGAACCGCACTGCGACATACTTCTGCCGCACGCCGACCTGTCGCTGCCCGTGGCCGATCTCGGCTGCGGCAACGGCACCCAGACCCGCTACCTCGCCACCCGATTCCCCCGAGCCGTCGGCGTCGACCTCTCGCACGCGGCGATCGAGCACGCCCGGCGTGCCGACACCGAGAAGGTGGCCGAGTTCGAGCAGCTCAGCCTGGTCGACCACGAAGCGGTCCGCGCGCTGTCGGAGCGGGTCGGCGACACCCATGTCTATATGCGCGCCGTCATCCACCAGAGCGAACCGCAGGACCGGCCCGCCGTCGCCGGGTCGGTCGCCACGCTGCTCGGTGAGCGCGGCAGGGCGTTCGTCGTGGAGCTGACCTCGGGGTCGAAGGCCCTGCTCCAGCGGGCCGCCGCGGATCCCGGCGGACCGCCCGCGAAGCTGCGGCGGGTCTTCGACCACGGACTGAAACCGGCCGGGGCCGCCGACGACGAAGTACCGCGGCTGCTGGGCGAGGCGGGCCTGCGGATCATCGACAGCGGGGACACCACGCTGCCCCAGACCGAGTATCTGGCCGACGGCACCCGGATGGACCTGCCCGCCAGATGGTTCGTCCTGAGCCCTGCCTGA
- a CDS encoding SpoIIE family protein phosphatase yields the protein MDSGTPPLRLRRGRAAAGRIPLAVVVVDADGLVSHWSSGARRLFGHSKEAAVGQPAGDLMPVSGALTEDRTGRVNGAYDTYGADDELGPELHGRSSYPTAGRAKLSEPGRPRLDVLWWAYPLAGPGAGRHLVLAADVDEFRGDVGDAESGRIAPSFSLHTEFADSQSLAGQLPHILPNMSVAESERIVAQVLELGYPVLEFSHHDRVPVTPDWGVPRRVAGRPARTHGAAGTRPAYGDHADLSVPAPDPALDLEYAAVRERLEFLNEVSGLIGSSLDLARTIREVTSAAVPRFTDFAGTHLRAAVLAGEGFPTGRPDVTTIWHRVWVEHNDEPGRWDDTVPVGEAIAFPEHTPFFQCMVTGEPVLIPRLSEEDGDRISAQFEKRDLRPLINNRSMLLVPLKARDVVLGFMVLMRRQGRQPFDDMDRTTGAELAARAGLVLDNARMYTYQENVADTLQDSMLPQVAARMAGCDIATRYLPGARLGRIGGDWFDSVKLPGSRTALVVGDVMGHGLNSAAMMGQLRTAVQTMATMEMPPAQLLRNLDDLAQRLGENYLATCLYAVYDPIRSELQIANAGHIPPVLVRAADGRSELLDLPTGAPIGVGGVPFETATVRVSPGDRLVLCTDGLVEVRGQDIGAGLAALCESAAHPAASMDRACDTIIRALNTQGGRKDDVALLMARLNGIPDGDVAEWQLALDPREVARARRLVRGKLYDWDLPGAVENAELMVGELVTNAVRHARIRHVGLRLVRTDALLCEVTDDEPAPASLLGATADDEFGRGLRIVSRLARGWGSSSSAQGKTVWFEQSLAGKGARGA from the coding sequence ATGGACAGTGGCACTCCGCCGCTCCGGTTACGGCGCGGTCGCGCCGCGGCCGGCCGGATTCCGCTTGCCGTGGTCGTCGTGGACGCAGACGGCCTCGTGTCGCACTGGTCCAGCGGCGCACGGCGGCTTTTCGGCCATTCCAAAGAGGCCGCGGTCGGCCAGCCGGCCGGTGATCTGATGCCGGTCTCGGGGGCGCTCACCGAGGACCGCACAGGACGGGTCAACGGCGCCTACGACACGTACGGCGCCGATGACGAACTGGGTCCGGAGCTGCACGGGCGCAGCTCCTACCCGACCGCCGGCCGGGCGAAGCTCTCCGAACCGGGCCGTCCCCGGCTCGACGTGCTGTGGTGGGCCTACCCGCTGGCCGGGCCGGGAGCCGGCCGCCATCTCGTACTCGCCGCGGACGTCGACGAGTTCCGCGGCGACGTCGGCGACGCCGAGAGCGGCCGGATAGCGCCGAGCTTCTCGCTCCACACCGAATTCGCCGACTCCCAGTCACTCGCCGGCCAACTCCCGCACATCCTGCCGAACATGAGCGTCGCCGAGTCGGAGCGCATCGTCGCCCAGGTCCTCGAACTCGGTTATCCCGTACTGGAGTTCAGCCACCACGACCGGGTCCCCGTCACCCCCGACTGGGGTGTGCCGCGCCGCGTGGCCGGACGACCGGCTCGCACACACGGCGCGGCGGGCACCCGTCCCGCGTACGGAGACCACGCCGACCTGTCGGTGCCCGCGCCCGACCCCGCACTCGACCTGGAGTACGCGGCGGTCCGCGAACGGCTGGAATTCCTCAACGAGGTCAGCGGACTGATCGGCTCCTCCCTCGATCTCGCGCGCACCATCCGCGAGGTCACCAGCGCCGCCGTCCCCCGCTTCACCGACTTCGCGGGCACCCATCTGCGCGCCGCCGTCCTCGCCGGTGAGGGTTTCCCCACGGGGCGCCCCGACGTCACGACCATCTGGCACCGGGTCTGGGTCGAGCACAACGACGAACCTGGCCGCTGGGACGACACCGTGCCGGTCGGCGAGGCCATCGCCTTCCCCGAACACACCCCGTTCTTCCAGTGCATGGTCACCGGCGAACCGGTCCTCATCCCCCGGCTCAGCGAGGAGGACGGCGACCGGATCTCCGCGCAGTTCGAGAAGCGCGACCTGCGCCCGCTCATCAACAACCGCTCCATGCTGCTGGTGCCGCTCAAGGCGCGCGACGTGGTGCTCGGTTTCATGGTGCTGATGCGGCGTCAGGGAAGGCAGCCCTTCGACGACATGGACCGCACCACCGGCGCCGAACTGGCAGCCAGGGCCGGTCTCGTCCTCGACAACGCCCGGATGTACACATATCAGGAGAACGTCGCCGACACCCTCCAGGACAGCATGCTGCCGCAGGTCGCGGCCCGCATGGCGGGCTGCGACATCGCCACCCGCTATCTGCCAGGCGCCCGGCTCGGCCGGATCGGCGGCGACTGGTTCGACTCCGTCAAACTGCCCGGTTCACGCACCGCGCTCGTGGTGGGTGACGTGATGGGCCACGGTCTCAACTCGGCGGCCATGATGGGCCAGTTGCGCACGGCCGTGCAGACGATGGCGACGATGGAGATGCCGCCCGCCCAACTGCTCCGTAATCTGGACGACTTGGCGCAGCGCCTGGGTGAGAACTATCTGGCGACCTGTCTGTACGCGGTGTACGACCCCATCCGCTCCGAGTTGCAGATCGCCAACGCCGGACACATCCCGCCCGTCCTGGTGCGCGCCGCCGACGGCCGCAGCGAACTGCTCGACCTGCCGACCGGCGCCCCCATCGGCGTCGGCGGCGTGCCCTTCGAGACCGCGACGGTACGGGTCAGTCCCGGTGACCGGCTGGTGCTGTGCACCGACGGTCTGGTCGAGGTGCGGGGCCAGGACATCGGCGCCGGTCTCGCGGCGCTCTGCGAGTCGGCCGCGCATCCGGCCGCCTCCATGGACCGCGCCTGCGACACGATCATCCGCGCGCTCAACACCCAGGGCGGACGCAAGGACGACGTGGCCCTCCTGATGGCCAGGCTGAACGGCATACCGGACGGTGACGTCGCCGAGTGGCAGCTCGCGCTCGACCCGCGCGAGGTGGCGCGCGCCCGGCGCCTGGTGCGCGGCAAGCTCTACGACTGGGATCTGCCCGGTGCCGTGGAGAACGCGGAGCTGATGGTCGGCGAGCTGGTCACCAACGCCGTGCGGCACGCGCGCATCCGCCACGTCGGGCTGCGGCTCGTCCGTACGGACGCCCTCCTCTGCGAGGTCACCGACGACGAACCGGCCCCGGCGAGCCTGCTGGGCGCGACGGCGGACGACGAGTTCGGGCGGGGTCTGCGGATCGTGAGCCGGCTCGCCCGCGGCTGGGGGAGCAGCAGTTCGGCGCAGGGCAAGACGGTGTGGTTCGAACAGTCTCTTGCGGGAAAGGGGGCACGTGGTGCGTAA